In Paramormyrops kingsleyae isolate MSU_618 chromosome 5, PKINGS_0.4, whole genome shotgun sequence, one DNA window encodes the following:
- the LOC111845250 gene encoding uncharacterized protein isoform X2, with the protein MFVTKLIRRMAFLSSTAHKQHLIWETDRLVAFLHPEPWTPGAAVLTQRSPNGPSSIFHLAETEFLSLLLGARTVAALLCERLSVQRCALVFKPEPERPAHIRVLPLHGLDPSWRPHLAEEKDFQPHDPGYCTSKCGPRWQDAELEKIRGKIRAKLPTPDAPPNYSFLGDPSHCGLFSRVVRGEEQQWRVWEDEAHVAFLTPFPSAPGFTVLVPRRPLTSDIFRLEEDDYRALVLAARKVALLLEEGLGAWGVALIFEGFEIDYAHAKLIPLLTPPDGSVPRSAPEYCPTYPGYVTSVDGPVASMEILRDLHLKITQP; encoded by the exons ATGTTTGTAACTAAACTGATACGAAG GATGGCATTCCTGAGCTCCACTGCTCATAAACAGCATTTGATTTGGGAAACAGACCGGCTGGTTGCCTTCCTACACCCCGAACCCTGGACTCCAGGAGCTGCTGTCCTGACTCAGAGATCCCCCAACGGCCCCAGCAGCATTTTTCACTTGGCAGAGACGGAGTTTCTGTCTCTGCTGCTGGGTGCACGGACGGTGGCCGCCCTCCTTTGCGAGCGTCTTTCGGTGCAGCGCTGTGCGCTGGTGTTCAAACCCGAGCCAGAGCGGCCGGCTCACATCCGCGTGCTGCCCCTGCATGGGCTGGATCCCAGCTGGAGGCCCCACTTGGCCGAGGAGAAGGACTTCCAGCCTCACGATCCCGGTTACTGTACCTCCAAATGTGGGCCACGCTGGCAGGATGCAGAATTGGAGAAGATCCGGGGCAAAATTCGGGCCAAGCTCCCAACTCCCGACGCACCTCCAAACTACAGTTTCCTGGGCGATCCCTCTCACTGCGGCCTCTTCTCCCGCGTTGTGCGCGGGGAGGAGCAGCAGTGGCGGGTCTGGGAGGATGAGGCCCATGTGGCCTTCCTCACACCTTTCCCCAGCGCGCCAGGCTTCACTGTCCTGGTGCCCCGCCGGCCGCTAACCAGCGACATCTTCCGCCTGGAGGAAGATGACTACAGGGCTTTGGTTCTGGCTGCACGCAAGGTGGCTCTGCTGCTCGAGGAGGGGTTGGGCGCCTGGGGGGTCGCGCTCATCTTTGAGGGCTTTGAGATTGATTATGCTCATGCCAAACTCATTCCCCTACTCACTCCACCTGACGGGTCCGTACCCAGATCTGCCCCCGAGTACTGCCCTACCTACCCCGGATATGTCACATCAGTTGATGGCCCTGTGGCCAGCATGGAGATCCTTAGAGATCTCCATCTAAAAATAACCCAGCCATAG
- the LOC111845250 gene encoding uncharacterized protein isoform X1 has translation MFVTKLIRRGSIFDVSTLPRMAFLSSTAHKQHLIWETDRLVAFLHPEPWTPGAAVLTQRSPNGPSSIFHLAETEFLSLLLGARTVAALLCERLSVQRCALVFKPEPERPAHIRVLPLHGLDPSWRPHLAEEKDFQPHDPGYCTSKCGPRWQDAELEKIRGKIRAKLPTPDAPPNYSFLGDPSHCGLFSRVVRGEEQQWRVWEDEAHVAFLTPFPSAPGFTVLVPRRPLTSDIFRLEEDDYRALVLAARKVALLLEEGLGAWGVALIFEGFEIDYAHAKLIPLLTPPDGSVPRSAPEYCPTYPGYVTSVDGPVASMEILRDLHLKITQP, from the exons ATGTTTGTAACTAAACTGATACGAAG GGGAAGTATTTTCGATGTTTCTACTCTGCCCAGGATGGCATTCCTGAGCTCCACTGCTCATAAACAGCATTTGATTTGGGAAACAGACCGGCTGGTTGCCTTCCTACACCCCGAACCCTGGACTCCAGGAGCTGCTGTCCTGACTCAGAGATCCCCCAACGGCCCCAGCAGCATTTTTCACTTGGCAGAGACGGAGTTTCTGTCTCTGCTGCTGGGTGCACGGACGGTGGCCGCCCTCCTTTGCGAGCGTCTTTCGGTGCAGCGCTGTGCGCTGGTGTTCAAACCCGAGCCAGAGCGGCCGGCTCACATCCGCGTGCTGCCCCTGCATGGGCTGGATCCCAGCTGGAGGCCCCACTTGGCCGAGGAGAAGGACTTCCAGCCTCACGATCCCGGTTACTGTACCTCCAAATGTGGGCCACGCTGGCAGGATGCAGAATTGGAGAAGATCCGGGGCAAAATTCGGGCCAAGCTCCCAACTCCCGACGCACCTCCAAACTACAGTTTCCTGGGCGATCCCTCTCACTGCGGCCTCTTCTCCCGCGTTGTGCGCGGGGAGGAGCAGCAGTGGCGGGTCTGGGAGGATGAGGCCCATGTGGCCTTCCTCACACCTTTCCCCAGCGCGCCAGGCTTCACTGTCCTGGTGCCCCGCCGGCCGCTAACCAGCGACATCTTCCGCCTGGAGGAAGATGACTACAGGGCTTTGGTTCTGGCTGCACGCAAGGTGGCTCTGCTGCTCGAGGAGGGGTTGGGCGCCTGGGGGGTCGCGCTCATCTTTGAGGGCTTTGAGATTGATTATGCTCATGCCAAACTCATTCCCCTACTCACTCCACCTGACGGGTCCGTACCCAGATCTGCCCCCGAGTACTGCCCTACCTACCCCGGATATGTCACATCAGTTGATGGCCCTGTGGCCAGCATGGAGATCCTTAGAGATCTCCATCTAAAAATAACCCAGCCATAG
- the atf4a gene encoding cyclic AMP-dependent transcription factor ATF-4 yields MSLSMEAGLEDVGALFSGSSFLMADPFGPLLDKYEEKPSLEGPISPLSFSYPDSTSSLHSLFPPSSPPSLLGNKAGDELLALSWLSEEILDAPVRANNGREDAFSGMDWMAEKIDFNEFDLDSLIGSCDSDESPSSPEDLLASLESEMDLDSLQFPSPTSQEELRLALPSISSLPPSQDEFDVKLEPASPAPSQSPSPTPSLTSTFTLELGSEVDVSEGEKLAPSEGGGTPQMVLSLPTPHIVLVLAPKEEEGVLDVVPVCSEDLSDGDSGVGSDTGSPEHSPCLSSPVLSISSLTTKPYSRPVPAVQSPVTAKVKSVSSPPKVVEKKLKKMEQNKTAATRYRQKKRVEHDTLNAECSELEKRNQELSEKADSLSKEIQYLKDLIEEVRAAKNRRNNVRKDAS; encoded by the exons ATGTCTCTGAGTATGGAAGCCGGCTTGGAGGATGTGGGGGCCCTGTTCTCGGGGTCCTCATTTCTGATGGCTGACCCCTTTGGCCCCCTACTGGACAAATATGAAGAGAAGCCTTCCTTAGAGGGGCCTATATCTCCCCTCTCTTTCTCTTACCCTGACTCTACCTCTTCCCTTCattctctcttccctccttcctCACCACCTTCGCTTCTGGGCAACAAGGCTGGGGATGAACTACTGGCCCTCTCCTGGCTGTCTGAAGAGATCTTAGATGCTCCTGTGAGAGCAAATAATGGCAGAG AGGATGCCTTCTCTGGAATGGACTGGATGGCAGAGAAGATAGACTTCAATGAATTTGACCTGGATTCCTTGATAGGTTCCTGTGATTCGGATGAGTCTCCCAGCTCCCCAGAAGATCTCCTTGCTTCTCTTGAGTCTGAAATGGATCTCGATTCCCTTCAATTCCCTTCTCCTACTTCCCAGGAAGAGCTGCGCCTTGCACTGCCAAGTATCAGTTCCCTGCCCCCCTCTCAGGATGAGTTTGATGTCAAGTTGGAACCAGCTTCCCCAGCCCCTTCTCAGTCACCCTCACCTACTCCATCATTAACCTCAACTTTCACCTTGGAGCTGGGCAGTGAGGTGGATGTGTCTGAAGGTGAGAAATTGGCTCCCTCAGAGGGTGGAGGTACACCCCAGATGGTTCTCTCACTTCCAACACCCCACATTGTCCTTGTCCTGGCACCCAAAGAAGAGGAAGGAGTCTTGGATGTGGTGCCAGTCTGCTCAGAAGATCTCTCTGATGGTGACAGCGGGGTAGGTTCTGACACTGGTTCTCCGGAACACAGCCCCTGCCTGAGCTCGCCGGTTCTATCAATCAGCTCCCTGACCACAAAGCCATACTCGCGTCCAGTACCTGCTGTGCAGTCACCAGTGACTGCCAAGGTGAAGTCCGTTTCATCTCCTCCAAAAGTGGTGGAGAAGAAGCTGAAAAAGATGGAGCAGAACAAGACCGCTGCCACTCGATACCGTCAAAAGAAGAGGGTTGAACATGACACGCTGAATGCAGAGTGCAGTGAGTTGGAGAAGAGGAACCAGGAACTAAGTGAAAAGGCAGACTCTCTGAGTAAGGAGATCCAGTATCTGAAAGATCTCATTGAAGAGGTGCGGGCTGCGAAGAACAGAAGAAATAATGTCCGTAAAGATGCATCGTAG